The genomic DNA GGGATGTGCAGTTGTCACTAGTGGTCGCCTGGGCTGGTGCATGGCACTGTAAAAATGTGTGCGTGGGACTTTTTTCCTGGCGCAAAACCTTCTtcctcccagcacaggctgaCTGAGACAAACATTGGGCTCGTGGTGCTCTGGAAAGATTTGCCATTGTGCCCAGGAAGCATGGGGACCAGTTTCATCTGCGGGAAGCTCGGCAGCGCCAGGCAGgtgtgctccctgccctgccggATCTGTGGGGTTTCACCGTGgtcctctgctcctgctttgaaaagcaaggaaaagaaccCAAAGtgccccttccccctgccttgtgcttccagttctgctgctcaCATCGGCCCTGCCGGGGGAGTGACCCCGTCACAGCCTCCTAGGGAGACACGTGCTGGGATGGGCGATTTCCCAGCTGCTTTagggagggggcagctgcaggggagctgcttttccttgcGAGTCTTTGAACTGGGGTGCGGGCACTGCTTGGGCACGCGCAGTGTCGTGGTTAACCAGCCTTGTGCCGCGAGGTGTTCGGTGGGAGTGGCAATGCCCACAGCAGAGACACCGATTACTCAGGCACTGGAGCTCGGGGCAACTCTGGGAGCATCCAGCGTTCACACACCTTCTCCCACTGTGTCACCTGGTGTCTGTACACCCTTGAAGCAGGCTGGGCTCCCTGCGTTTTGAGTACAAAGTTAGCTTCTCAGTAGCAGGGCGGCAGCCGCTTTTGAAagagcaggctgcagaaggACCGGTTTTGGCTGCCCTTCCGTGCTGCAGTAAGTTGGCTCGTTTTTTACTTTCAGGCCAGGACTCTTCACACCCAGTGTCTCAGCCATGTAGCAGGCAGATTCTCCAGAAGCTGCGTTTTAAGTTATCCATTTTgtaggaaggaggaggagaaaaaaactaaaGCTCTGAAACCGGGCCAGTTTCCCTTGCTGCTGGGAACAGAGCAGccctctgccagcactgcaaCGAAACAGCCCCGGGTCCGCAGGGAGAGGATGAGCGACACCGCGGTGCTCAGCCAGCCACTGAGATGCCCTGTCGCTCACTCTCTGCAGATCTCAAAGATTTCAAGTTCGACGGCCAGCACGTGATCGAGGTGGATGAAGGGAACACGGCTGTGATCGCCTGTGACCTGCCTGAAAGTCATCCCAAGGCTCAGGTCCGCTACAGCGTGAAGCAGGAGTGGCTAGAGGCCTCCCGAGGTGAGTGCCACAGGGGTCTGTCCTGCTGGGTCCCTCCCCAGGATCCTCAGCTTCACTCTTCCCTACCAGCAGTagcttcctctgcctgctgcctcctcgTTGTCCCTCCATTGCCAGCCTGAGCACAGGTCCTGCTTAACGTCCCTGCCAGGTCTCCCTGGTGTCCCCACTGCCTGGGACTGGGGAGCCACGTGTAACACCAGCTTGCGGTAAggtgaaaggaagaagaattaGGTGGTGCACAATGACACTGTTCATTGGGTGGCTCTGTGAAGCATTCTTCTAGCCCCGCCTGGGTAAAGGTGACTTCAGATTTGCAGAGGTGTTTAAAATTTGGATCCAAATTTTGCAGCTTCAGTCCATCTGCTGGATGCACTTGTGACAAACTAGCTTCACCTGCGGCTCCGTTCCTTCCATCGTTCCATCATTGCTTCCCCTGACATTTGAACTAAAAAGGGTCGTTTCATTCCTGTCGGTGTTACCGCGTcgttttttcccttcccacttgTCCACCTTTCCTTCAGGGCGCTGCATGTCTTTCgggaggctgggcaggagcgTATCTTGTGCCCGCATGCCacctcctcttctctctctaCAGACAATTACCTTATCATGCCATCTGGGAACCTTCAGATCGTCAATGCCAGCCAAGAGGATGAGGGGACTTACAAATGTGCTGCCTACAACCCCGTGACGCAGGAGGTGAAAACCTCGGTCTCCAGTGAAAGGCTCCGTGTGAGACGTAAGCTCTGTCCCTTCACTGCACGTCTTCTCCAGAGCACTTCCAGTCCTGGGAGCACGTACCGGTGCTGTCGCAGCTGGTTTTCTGTGTGAACCAACATTAtcagctgctgggaagcctTTCTAGCAGCAGAAGGCCCCAGGGCCTGCTCCTGGGGGGGGTGTGCAGCCCTGGGATTGCCATACCTCCTCAGGATTTGTTCTTGGTGATGGGTGAGCAAAGGCCCTTGGCCCTCCAGCGAGACCGCTTGCTGTGTGCCCGCGTCCCTTAAGGAATGTCCCTCTTGCCCTGCGTTGCCATTTATCTGCCCCAGCGGAGGGGACCAGCGCACTAGCCCTGCCATTACCCCTACCCGCACTCTGCACGGGGTGCTTTCACACCGGCAAccttccttcccacccacctccttcctcctcttcctcaccaggctccacagcagaggcagcccgGATAATCTACCCTCCTGAAGCTCAAACCATCATTGTCACCAAGGGCCAAAGCCTCATCCTGGAGTGCGTGGCCAGCGGGATCCCCCCACCGCGGGTCACCTGGGCCAAGGATGGCTCCAGCGTCTCCGCCTACAACAAGACGCGCTTCCTGCTCAGCAACCTCCTGATTGACCCCACGAGTGAGGAGGACTCGGGCACCTACAGCTGCACAGCTGACAACGGGGTTGGAGAGGCCAGAGCTGCTTTCATCTTCTACAACGTGCAGGTGTTTGGTGAGTGCTGCTGTAGCCCTTGTTTCAGGAAGGACTTGGACTTTCTCCACTGCTTTTAGGGGGAAATACTGGTGCTGCTGTACTCTTCTTCCTGGACAAACCACAATGTAATGCCAACCCCTGTTCATGGTTCCAGTTTCTAGGAGATGGGACAAATTCTTCCTTGAGGGTGGTAGTTCCTCCTTCCTGGCTCCCACTATGGACTGCAGACGATGCATCCTCTCTTCCTCACCAAAAGCTCTGCTCTTGTCATTTGTGACACTGGGTTTGCTCTAGCACTTTCTAGTGGGGGACTGGCTGCTGCTTAGACATCCTTGACAATGGCATAGGGAAGACACTGGAGTgtcttgctttttgttctgttctgtggAAAAGCTGTCTATGGGGTGGGAAATGTAAGGGATACTACACCTTAGATATCTCTGCCACGCATCCTTCCCCTCCTTGTAAGCATGTTTTATTGGATTGCACTTCATCCAGGTGCTGGTGTGTTGTTCTGGCACAAGCACAGAGTAGCATTTCAGCTTAGAAAACTGGGACTTGCAGGTGGCTGCTGTCATCTGAGAGGGGCAGATGGCCTTGGGCCACCTCTCCTTGTGGTTCATGTGGATGCTGAAGGGGAGGTGCAATGAAGTGGACCCCTGTGGGTCCCCGAGTGGGACTTGGGGGTGGGGTAAGGATCCATTACTTTGCTTTCATCCCTGCCAGAGAGGAAGGTGCGAAGCCATGGCCGTGCCATGCTCCCTGCCAAGTGGCACCCAGCAGCCCTGTTTTCTCCCTGCACAGAGCCCCCGGAGGTCACCATGGAGCTGTCCCAGCAGATCATTCCCTGGGGCCAGAGTGCCAAGTTCACTTGCGAGGTGCGAGGCAATCCCCAGCCCTCCGTCATGTGGCTGCGTAACGCCGTCCCCCTCTCCGCCAGCCACCGGCTCCGGCTTTCCCGCAAGGCGCTGCGGCTGGTCAGCGTGGGGCCCGAGGATGACGGCATATACCAGTGCATGGCAGAGAACGAGGTCGGCAGCGCGCAAGCCATGGTGCAATTGAGGACAGCCCGGCCGGGTAGGTCCCTCTCTCCAAGCTTGTGACCGTTCAATCCCAGGGCCTAACGCACAGGGAAAGAGCAGCGGGAGCAGGAGAACCAAGTCGGTGTGTAACCCTTCCGCCTGTGTTTGagctgctttgctcttccctccctgtTACCCTGCACGTCAAGTGCTTTTTCAACTGGGATCCCCGCCTCTCCCTGTAGGAGCAGGTGGTGGTGGTCGTGCTTCTAAGTGCGGTGCCATGTGTGCATCCTTGAGCTGTCTCTGCATGGGAGACACGGGCCATGCGGGTGTAGTGCCTTACCCCACGGCTTACTCCGCTCTGCCTCTGGGCACCCGCTGGGCACGAGCAGAAACACCGATGTGGGTGGATTCACCTGGGATAAGAGAGGTACCACCTGATTCTTTGGACCCTACTGAACTTACCCAGGGTAGGAGGGGCTTCAGAGAGGGAGGCAGCCCCATGTGGCCAAGGCCTGTTCTCGCAGAGGCCCCAAGTGAGCTGTGTTAGGTTCATGGCAGGAGAAGGAGAGATCATTGCTAACACCTTTTCGAgtggcacagcaggcagcaccacCTGGGACCCGATACCTCTGAGGTGCCTGTGCTGCAATGGGTGCGCAGTGCTGGGCTTCCGAGAGTTTTCAGGGGGCTtacagctctgcctgcaccgCAGACTGGGACAGGCATTTACCCTGCCTCGACACTTTGTCTTTCAGGAGCTACACTCGACCCTGGGCGAGATGCCCAGCTGGGCTCGGCTCAGCCTCCAACACCACCTTCCAGGGACAGCGCCTTAAAGCTGCTCCTGGATAAAGCTGGACTGCCAAAGCCTGCGACGACCCCGCTGGCAGCATCTCCACAGTGTGCAGCCAACAGGGAGCTGGTGTCTCCAGCTGAGGCCCCCATCATCCTCAGCTCTCCCCGGACATCCAAGACAGACAGCTATGATCTGGTGTGGAGACCCCGGCCTGACAGCAGAGCCCCCATCCTCTATTATGTGGTGAAGCATCGCAAGGTATCGCTGTTTCGCCCTGCTCCCATCTTTCCTCTGCGCCGTTCCACAGGTGGGCTGGTGGCCTCGCTGCACGTTTTCACACCTCGTGAGCAGGTGCGTTGGGGCAGGGGCACCCATCGCTCACTGGTGGTGCTGGTTGGTGGGtcctcctcagctgcagccacagcctgtcGAGGTGTGATGAGTACAGGCTGCGAGAGGTTTGCTCTCGCAGAAGGGCCCGTAGCAGTGCCTGTCTGCCGAAGCAAGCGGGGCGGGTGTGCACACGTGTATTTCCAGCCTAAAGAGCTTCCGCTTCCAATCCTCAGTTGTCTGCTTACACAAGTAGGAAGTCCTGAGGGCAGACTGCGCATGACTTGCTCTGTAATGCTTTTGTCTTGGCACAAGCCACGAGGATAACTCTGCCTTGAAAGTCTCGGGCTGcaggacacagagcagcagcctgtcTCTGCTGCACGCAcctcagcagctgccctgctcagccGCGCCGAAGCACTCACACTCGGTGACTGAGGAGCCAGCAGAGAGCCATCACAGCCATGCTAAATCACCTGGAAGGTCCTCAGCCACTGGTTTTATTCTGGAAGCTGAAAGGCAGTGCAGCGTTGAGCATGTTTCTTGGCTGGTGGCACGGCATGAGCACATCACCGGTGCGCTGCTGAGCCCTGCGTGAGCCCCAGGGCTCCTGTCCTCTTCCGTGCTTCTGGGCACCGCCGGCAGAgtgccagcagagctgtagCCCAGCAGTCTCTCTAATTAGCAAAGCATTGTTGAggtaaaaattctgcttttgaggTGTAGAGCCACTCTTACCATTTTGCTGGGGATAAGCGGGAAAAAAGGGGCATTGAATTTACTCgtttgctgcttgtttttcctttgggtaGGCAGGGAGTTGCAGTAGAGGCAGGTTTTGCTTTGGGGTTTGATTACATTCCTGATCTGGCATGTTTTGGATTCCCAGCCACTGCAAGGCACCATTTTCCGTTATAAGAATCTATTTTCCTGGAACTGTTTGATTTTGTGAAAATACAGTATAATAGGAGGCTGTTACAATCCCTACACATCCTTGAtttctttctaaacaaaaccaaagtggAGTGTTTCAGCTAACCCTCTCTTTAAAGAGTCCTTTGTTTTAAAGGCAGAAGATGCCAACACAAGAACACAATAGGGCAGGcttaaataaaaaccaaaagatGCCAAAAGCCTCACCCGACTATTGGCTCTGGTTGTCTGCCAAGAAGAAATTTGTCCCCTGATGGTGTATCATGTAACTACCAATTCTGTGTGCGATCTCAACTTGCAGGCTGGCGTTTGTCCGTatgttatttgtttttcagcGCTTCACCTGGAAGGGGCTGTAGGGCAGTGGAGGTCACCATGGGTCACTGCAGTTTGCAGTAATATGTTTTCAGTGTAGTCCAAATTCTCAGCTGGAGACTCTTTCTTGAGATGCTTAAGGATTGTGTGGCAAGGAATTAGTCCCAATAACCCTTAAACTTGTTTAGAAAACGTCTCTATCAGAGATTCTTAGGATCAAGTTATATAATGATCTGGGTTTGACATCTCTGACTGGAGAAGCACATgtgcagagagggaaggaatcaattcagcaacaaaagaaaagactCTTTGTTTGAAAGATGGCTATAAGGAAAGTAAAACCTACTGACAGGAGACTTACATTTGTACTAGGCAAGGGTCTGCTCTCCTCTGGAAAGTATCTGTGGATGTCCCTTCTTCCGCTGCTCTTATGCTACCTTTAAATCTCCGCGGCCTGCAAGCAGTCAGATGCCACGCAGCCGTTACCTTTGTTTCTTAAGTTCTCTTCTTCTCTCCTGAGCATTAGCAGTCTTTAGGGCTCCCCTCCCTGGCCTCACAACTCTGTGGgctcaggaataaaaataaaacaagccagGCATTAATCAGTCAGTGTCAAACGCTTGGGGAAGATGAATGATACGGCAGTCTCGGCATTTCCGTTTTGTTGCTTCGCCTGCGTTGCTAATGCTCCTTTCGGCACCGGGTCACTTCAGTGTCCTGCCTGTTTGCCTGCAAAAATATTATCCTTCCAGCTGGGGAGACGGAGGAAGGTCCCACCTTCCCTCACCCTCTGCATGGGGCATCAGGGCATCACCAAAGAACAAACTTGTTTCCAAGTTGCCCCCTTTCTGGGGGCCACAGCCGTGTTACAGTCTCTTCCCTGCAGAAACCTGTGCTCAGACGTTCCCGTTCCCCATTTCAGCCAGGAAGTGCCAGCGGTGAGACCGGATAAAACGCCGTTAGTCAGACAATGTAGGTCCAGGTGACCAAAGTGGCATCCAGGTACCTCATCCCATGGAAACGACCAGCATCTAAATGAGCAGCTCACCGGCTTGGGCTGCAGGAGAGATTTGGCTCCTAAAGCAGCTCAAGCCTCTGGCTAACGCTGCCTTTTGGGGGTGCGCCTGCCCCAGGGCTTTACGCGCACCGAGGGGCAGCGGTATCAGAGAGGAGCAGTGGACAGAATGGGGCTGAGTGAACCTCTGGGGTCAGTAAAACACCCAGGTGCTTGGTGACTTGTCCTGCTTATATCTGAATccttcagctttgcaaaatcAGGCTGGAAATATCCCCCTCCTTtacaggcagggaagggagccCTGGGTGAGATGGAACCTGTGATGCAAGTTCCTGGGCTCGGTGCAGGCAAGAAGCCCAGCTTGCCCCCAGCTTTGCAACGCCTGCGTTGGTCTCTCAGCAGGTCACCAACGCCTCGGACAGCTGGGCAGTGAGGGACGTCCCAGCCTCGCAGCACCGTCTGACCCTTACCAGGCTGGACCCTGGAAGCCTCTACGAGGTGGAGATGGCTGCTCACAACTGTGCCGGCGAGGGACAGACGGCCATGGTGACCTTCCGGACTGGTAAAGGTCAAACCTGTCCCTGGGTGTTTTGCTCTGAGTCAGGGCAGGGCCCCTTGGAGacatcccaccccagccctgaggCACGGGCACCAGCCTTAGGACAGAGGGGCTGTTTCAGCTCTGGAAACCCACCTGCCCTCAGCCCAGAGTGACCCTCTCAGAAGGGAAAGTGGAGGGTGGGACTGAAACAGGATGGGGAAAATCAGCTCTTCCCCTCTGCCTGGGTTGGAGTAAGTCCCTTCCTCCCTTGCTGTCTCAGCTGAACACCTGCAGAACCATAGAAAATAGGTCTGGCGGGGATGTCAGAAGGTCGCTTAATCCATCCTCTGCCTGGAGGCAGGATCAGCCTGTGGGGGTCGTTCCCAACAGGTGTTAGTCCAATCTGTCCTTAAAAGCTTCTGCTGCACTAAAGGAAACGCCAAGCCTTGCCACGCAGTCTGCTCGGCACCGAGCTCTCTTTGCCACTGAAAGGATATTCCAGATGTCTACGCCAAGTCTCCCCTGTCCCCTGGCTGCTTTTCGTGTCTCCAGCAGGTGTGGGGAACGACATTCCCTTCGTAGCAATCTTCCCCGTGGTGGTGGGCTTGCTCACGTGGCCCCTCAGGTCCCCATCTTGTGCTAATTACTACCTTCTCAGGCAGAAATCTAGCAACATTTCAAGAAAACCAAttaaaagttttagaaaattaaatatgagGGGGGCCTATTAACAGTTTAACAAACCTGCTCCTTTAGCTTTAGTTCCTGCCTGCAGGTTGAGTGCTTTGAACCCCTAGGGCTGTTAGAGTCTGGAGAGTATCTACCTCTGCGTTGTGGctggaatattttctttgcttatgaCAGCAAAAATTAACTCCGAGCTGCCTCTCCATGTCACTGATGccacctctcccttctgcaCAGGCCGGCGCCCAAAACCAGAGATTGTTgccagcaaagagcagcagatCCAGAGGGATGACCCAGGCACGAGCACTCAGAGCAGTAACCAGTCGGACAACAGCCGTCTGTCCCGTAAGGCCCTCCCTGAACTGGGCAAGGAGGGAGGGTGAGGGGTGCTGGATCTCTTGTGGGTGGCAGCGGCCAGGCCACGCTGGGGTTGCAGTCTTCACTGGGTAAAGCAAGACTGTGCAAAGCTGCGTGGGTGGTCTCCAGCTCCTGACGAGGAGAGGTCCTTCTTGGGCACCTCTGCTACTGCACTTGGCAGGCTTAGGagagcaggctgtccccaccATTAACGCAAGAACTTGTCAGAAACTCTCCATCTCTTGCTGAGTTTCACATGGAGGTTCCCAAAGCCCTGCTGTGGAGTCTGTGAATGGGCAATGCGCAGGACCAGCAAGCTCCTGTGCaccagtgggtgctgggggagcacaagggagaaaggagaacCAAGTCCCTGCAAGTCCTGgcatcctcctctcccagccgAGCCCCGAGCAGGGGCGGTTAGTGCCCATTCTAGCAGCGCAGGGTGCTCCACTGGGGTATCTTGATGCATTGAAGCATCAGGTCCTGACTTGTTAATCCCATTCGTTGTTTCCCACCTTGTGTTTGCCAGTGCTGTTATTCAGCAGTGCCATTACCCGTTCCGTGAAATTCTCTCCTTCGAGCCTTATCCTGCCTGTGAGGTCCCCTCCTTCGGTCCCCCACACGCATTCACGCCTTGCCTCTTCTTCCATGGCCACAGCTTCAGTCATCTCTTTCCCTCCCATCTTTTGATTGTTTTCTTATCAAGTTACATTTCTACAGTTCAGaacttttccccccttcctcctcacctGGTTCTTCTCAATCTCTCCTGTTTCCATCTCCTGTGCTGTCAGTCTCCCCTTGCTCACTGCTTCCACATCAGCCAGACCTTTTGCTCTCTCTCCAGCCCTGCACCCACACCTCTCACTGCTCTCCCTCCCCTGATGGGTGCACACACCTCAAACCTTGTCTCATCCTACTTGAGTTGGGAATGGAAAAGGAGCAAGATGCAAACAGGagtaaaaaatgtttgcagGGCACAAACTGAAAGGAGTGAGGATTTGGGTGTGTTAGCTCTGATGAAGAGACGCGAAGGAAGAGAGGATTCTGGACTTAAAGAGCGTGTGCGTGGGTGCAAGGCAGGCAGTCCTTCACCCACACACCGCTCAGCTACAGGATCCTCCAGACAGGGCGAGAGGGATGCGTTTCACATCCTGATGTCCTTCTGTGCCCCTTGCAGCTCCAGAGGCACCAGACCGTCCAACCATCTCCATGGCATCAGAGACATCTGTGTACGTGACTTGGATCCCCCGGGGGAACGGCGGGTTCCCCATCCAGTCTTTCCGCGTGGAATATAAGAAATTGAAGAAGTTGGGAGACTGGGTCCTGGCCACCAGTGACATTCCTCCTTCTCGCCTCTCAGTGGAAATCCCAGGCCTGGAGAAAGGTAGGCAGGTGTTCTCCTCCCTGCTTCCTGGAGGCCTGTAGGAAAGCCGTGCAGTCCCTGGAGGATGGTCAGCCATCTGTCACATCATGCTTAGCCCCGGCATGTGCGAGCAAAACAAagcctccccagctccagcctgagATGCATGGGGAGAAGCTGCAGATGCTTCTCCaatttctccagctgcaaagaCCAGCATGGATTTGACCTCCCTGAGGGAGGCTTGCGCATGCTTTTCTGCATTACAGGATTTAGTTACTAAAGGCATTTGGTTTTGCCATTTACTAGAGAGGATGGAACTTCCCTTAGCCACAGGCAAGGCAGATGGGCACATAATTCCCATTGCACTTCACATGAGAAGAGACGGCATCACTGAGCTGGACAGCTTAAAAGGGACACACATCTGCCCCAACTTAAAAGATCAGTAAAACAATGTTTGGGTAAAGATTATTTAGGCTTTGAGCTTTTAACTGATGTAGTTAATTTCCATGTAGTAGAGGAAGGACGCTTTCCCATACCTGCTTTCAGGTCAGGACATCCTTTGGGGCATCTCTGAATCCAGCCACACACCTTCCAGAACTGCTACCTGACCTCCAGACCATCCAGACAGGAACCGGGGAAGGCACATAAAAGCAAGGTCCATCTAGCACATGGCTGAAATCTGGCTGTTCAGTGTTTGCGTTTCAATCAGAACCTCTCTGTAGGCTCTCTGCCTTCTGAAGAAGATGTAGCCCCTCTCCACAGCCAGGCCTGTGCTCCCAGTTGAAGTCTTGGAAGACTCCAATCTCTGCAACTCCTGTTTTTCCCCTAGGCACATCCTATAAATTCCGTGTCCGGGCACTGAACATCCTGGGAGAGAGTGAGCCCAGCGCAGCATCTCGGCCATACGTAGTGTCTGGGTACAGCAACCGCGTCTACGAGCGCCCTGTGGCTGGGCCATACATCACCTTCACAGATGCCATCAACGAGACCACCATCATGCTGAAGTGGATGGTAAGGTTTGTAGGGGCAGAGGTCTCTGAACGTGCAGGAAGCACAGGGGTGTGGGTGCTACCTGCCCAGCTCATGCATCTTCCAGGTCATCACCCTGGAGCCTGTCACCAGCACAAATGGATCTGGGATCCAATAGCTCCCTCCACCAAAGGAGGACTGGGCTTGGGCCACCTAGAAGTGGGAGAAGTCAGAGAGCCTAGGAAAACCTTCTCACCAGAATCCAGCATTGTACACAGGGGCGTTTCAGCAGATACCCCCAGGGTCTTGACCGTTCTGTTCAAGGAGCACAGTTGAACAACACATGGCGCAGCTGTTTACTCACCTGGCCAAATTCCTGCAATCCATTAGCACCTCTGCCTGTTGTAGCATTTTCCAGCAGAGATGTCCTTCACTCTCACTGGCTGGGCAGCAGTCCTAAGCGCTGACAATCATTTACAGCAGTCAGCTCCAGATGATTTTTAGGAGTGGGCAGGATCTTTTGGATCACAAGCCCAGATCCAAGTGTTTCCAGCAGCTTATTCGGAGGGATGCACTGCCCTCTTCTCTCCTCGCTGCTTCTAGCCAGAAATTGCTACAGGGCAGGATGGGCGCTGCTGATCATTGAAGCATGAACAGTAGCTGATAAAATAATGGATGAAAGACGGCAAGAGCATGTGGAGCTTGGACAGTACTGCCCTGGGTGGGGGAGGGACAGGGATGGCCTCAGAAAGACAAGACTCCTGTGGTCACCGGTTCATGGCAAGATGCAGTTTGCCTGGCAGTCACAAGCCTACCGGAGTCATGGTGAAGGTGTGTTTGCCCTTGGCCCAGCTCAGTCACTGGTGCTGAggaattttttctcttctgctgagaGGGAGCAGAGTACTGGATGCTTGGGGTGATGGGACCAGACTCGTGGCCTGCCTGTTGGCTGAGAGAAGCAGGGTGTGAGTGTCAAATAGCACTGAGCTCttggaagggaaaaacagtGGCAACGCAAGATCCCTCTGCTGGGTCTTCCTCCTGTCCCATCCATTTATCCCAACTGCTGGTCACCTGGTACAACAAGGAGCACAGACATCTCTGCTCATTTCTGCTCTCCCTCCCATTCTCTGCAGTATATCCCAGCCAGCAACAACAACACTCCCATCCACGGCTTTTACATCTACTACCGCCCCACTGACAGTGACAATGACAGTGACTACAAGAAGGACGTGGTGGAAGGTAGGAGATCTCAAgaggctgctcccagctgctctttcCTCCTGGAACGATACACGGCCAGAAGGAGCCTTGTGCAGAAGAGGCACAAAaggcggcggctgctgctgtCCGGGCCTGCTTTTCCTAGCACTGCTGCAGAGCGGGGCAGTCGCGTGTTCCCCGAGGAAGCTAACGGCACCATGTGTGTTCCCTTCCCAGGAGATCGGTACTGGCACTCCAtcagccacctgcagccagaGACCTCGTATGACATTAAGATGCAGTGCTTCAATGAGGGGGGGGAAAGCGAGTTCAGCAACGTGATGATCTGTGAAACTAAAGGTAACCAGCTTCACCGGGCGCCTCTGGGAGCgcagcctgctgccctccctgcctgccgcTGTCAGAGCACAGCCAGGCGGGTACCATCCCTGCCTGACAGTGCATCATCTAAGCTCAGACAAGGCGGTGGAGGCGGCACTGGGGAGAAGAAGAGGCATAGGTTTGTTGATGCTGGTGGTCAGTATGTGTATGTACCCGTAGCAGTACCCACAGACCCCTCGTACAGAGGCCATCACCGTTTCCCTCAGAGGAGCAGTtaccttctgttttcctaagtATCATGCAGATAGCGACCCGAAAACCAGAAGAGCTAACTTGCCCTTGCTGTGCCAAACTCCTGTGGTTGGTTATAAGCAGGTCCCATGTCGTCTTCCAAGCAGCTGCACAGTCACAATAGGAACAGCATGAAGTCCAAGTGTGTGTTTTAGAGAAGcgattttccttttttattctgctttagCAGCCACCATAAAAGCCACCACAGAAGTCCATCCACGCCGCAGCAGCACAGACGTGCCTGGAGGGGGCTGCTATTCCACCTGCCATGCCTGTGTCTAACAcatctctctctcctctttgcaGCTCGGAAGTCTCTTGGTCTGCCAGGTCGTCTTCCACCCTCCACagtgcccccccagcagcatcccccacTCAGTGGTGGGCACAGTGGCCTGGGGACAGGAGCCATGGTGGCCCGTTCCAGTGACTTGCCATACTTGATTGTCGGCGTTGTGCTGGGCTCTATCGTACTCCTCATCGTGGCTTTCATCCCCTTTTGTCTTTGGAGAGCCTGGTCCAAGCAGAGTAAGGGTTCTTTTTGAGGGCTGATTTACAAGATGTGCTCTGCCCTGTGGGTCAGACCTGACCCTGCTTGTAGTTGGGTCAAACACCCAAAATGTGAGAGCTGCACATTTGGGGAAGCGGGAAGAGGGCGGGCAGAGGGCAAGTCTCAAATGTCCTGTGGCACCCCATAAAGGCAAAGGCCACCGTTAGCCCCTTGCCCTGCTTACCTTGTTGAAAAGGAGCCCTGGGACTAGAAC from Falco rusticolus isolate bFalRus1 chromosome 5, bFalRus1.pri, whole genome shotgun sequence includes the following:
- the BOC gene encoding brother of CDO isoform X2; the protein is MAMTRGKKRPMSPIPCFILAAASCFAKLSESLQVTVQPASIVQKLGGPVSLGCVVDPPRVNLTWRLNGKELAGSDEVLGIRIKQGKLVITALNNHTVGRYQCIARVPEGVIASVPAVVTLANLKDFKFDGQHVIEVDEGNTAVIACDLPESHPKAQVRYSVKQEWLEASRDNYLIMPSGNLQIVNASQEDEGTYKCAAYNPVTQEVKTSVSSERLRVRRSTAEAARIIYPPEAQTIIVTKGQSLILECVASGIPPPRVTWAKDGSSVSAYNKTRFLLSNLLIDPTSEEDSGTYSCTADNGVGEARAAFIFYNVQVFEPPEVTMELSQQIIPWGQSAKFTCEVRGNPQPSVMWLRNAVPLSASHRLRLSRKALRLVSVGPEDDGIYQCMAENEVGSAQAMVQLRTARPGATLDPGRDAQLGSAQPPTPPSRDSALKLLLDKAGLPKPATTPLAASPQCAANRELVSPAEAPIILSSPRTSKTDSYDLVWRPRPDSRAPILYYVVKHRKVTNASDSWAVRDVPASQHRLTLTRLDPGSLYEVEMAAHNCAGEGQTAMVTFRTGKGRRPKPEIVASKEQQIQRDDPGTSTQSSNQSDNSRLSPPEAPDRPTISMASETSVYVTWIPRGNGGFPIQSFRVEYKKLKKLGDWVLATSDIPPSRLSVEIPGLEKGTSYKFRVRALNILGESEPSAASRPYVVSGYSNRVYERPVAGPYITFTDAINETTIMLKWMYIPASNNNTPIHGFYIYYRPTDSDNDSDYKKDVVEGDRYWHSISHLQPETSYDIKMQCFNEGGESEFSNVMICETKARKSLGLPGRLPPSTVPPQQHPPLSGGHSGLGTGAMVARSSDLPYLIVGVVLGSIVLLIVAFIPFCLWRAWSKQKQTIDMGFPGAGLLVSSCQYTMVPLRGISAPRASGHPYVNGQPYANGAHLNGICPSAGVGYASTETRDYSPDEVPPSHEETNALLQARVLQNGNAQQDYQPSRLPNSRTEDSSFLYSLPDDSTHHLLQPQDDCPHLQEHFVGLHHPVMGNKVGGPSLDARRDPLFHQGSPCCLGLVPVEEVERLDCCQSRGDLHPQNPVITSLGQDLPRHLNSSPPSLRPLETHSPTS
- the BOC gene encoding brother of CDO isoform X1, encoding MAMTRGKKRPMSPIPCFILAAASCFAKLSESLQVTVQPASIVQKLGGPVSLGCVVDPPRVNLTWRLNGKELAGSDEVLGIRIKQGKLVITALNNHTVGRYQCIARVPEGVIASVPAVVTLANLKDFKFDGQHVIEVDEGNTAVIACDLPESHPKAQVRYSVKQEWLEASRDNYLIMPSGNLQIVNASQEDEGTYKCAAYNPVTQEVKTSVSSERLRVRRSTAEAARIIYPPEAQTIIVTKGQSLILECVASGIPPPRVTWAKDGSSVSAYNKTRFLLSNLLIDPTSEEDSGTYSCTADNGVGEARAAFIFYNVQVFEPPEVTMELSQQIIPWGQSAKFTCEVRGNPQPSVMWLRNAVPLSASHRLRLSRKALRLVSVGPEDDGIYQCMAENEVGSAQAMVQLRTARPGATLDPGRDAQLGSAQPPTPPSRDSALKLLLDKAGLPKPATTPLAASPQCAANRELVSPAEAPIILSSPRTSKTDSYDLVWRPRPDSRAPILYYVVKHRKQVTNASDSWAVRDVPASQHRLTLTRLDPGSLYEVEMAAHNCAGEGQTAMVTFRTGKGRRPKPEIVASKEQQIQRDDPGTSTQSSNQSDNSRLSPPEAPDRPTISMASETSVYVTWIPRGNGGFPIQSFRVEYKKLKKLGDWVLATSDIPPSRLSVEIPGLEKGTSYKFRVRALNILGESEPSAASRPYVVSGYSNRVYERPVAGPYITFTDAINETTIMLKWMYIPASNNNTPIHGFYIYYRPTDSDNDSDYKKDVVEGDRYWHSISHLQPETSYDIKMQCFNEGGESEFSNVMICETKARKSLGLPGRLPPSTVPPQQHPPLSGGHSGLGTGAMVARSSDLPYLIVGVVLGSIVLLIVAFIPFCLWRAWSKQKQTIDMGFPGAGLLVSSCQYTMVPLRGISAPRASGHPYVNGQPYANGAHLNGICPSAGVGYASTETRDYSPDEVPPSHEETNALLQARVLQNGNAQQDYQPSRLPNSRTEDSSFLYSLPDDSTHHLLQPQDDCPHLQEHFVGLHHPVMGNKVGGPSLDARRDPLFHQGSPCCLGLVPVEEVERLDCCQSRGDLHPQNPVITSLGQDLPRHLNSSPPSLRPLETHSPTS